The genome window TACTTCTGTGAAGTAAGCACCTCTCGTCAGACGCTAATCAGGAAAGCAATTATTCTTAAATAAAAATAATTCTTAGCGACCAACACTTAATCGGGAAGCCAGAAAAAGTGGAAGCCCGGTGCGTCGAATTTTCTGTTGAGCACGTTTAATGTTGTATGTAACACGTCTAAACTCAATCGTTTGGTCTTGAACATTCCATATAACAAATGAAGCGCGGGGATCGCCGTCGCGAGGTTGACCAATACTACCGACATTAATAAGATACCGACAATGTGCATCCGCAATTGAAAATTTTTTATCTCTTATTATCTTTAATTCGTCGGTTGTTTCGTTTAATTCGAATGCCATAGGTACATGTGAATGTCCCACAAAACATATTTTTTCGTTAAAATGCTGAAATTGTCGCCTGGCGTCATAAACATCTACAAGATAATTCCAATCAGCCGGTGCCTCAGGCGTTGCATGGACTAAGAATGCTCCTGAAGCAATGGAAATTAACGGAAGAGAACCCAAGTAATCTTTTGCCTTTGAATTCAACTGGTTTTGAGTCCATATTATTGCAATTCGGGCAATTTCATTAAAACAACTAAGGTCAGTTTTCCCTAAAACTCCCCAGTCATGATTTCCAGATACTGCGTAAAGATTAGGCGACTTAGAAATTACCTCAACACATTCATTAGGCGACGCACCGTACCCTACAATGTCTCCTAAACAAATAAATTTATTAATTTTTTCTTTACAAATACAGTTAAGAAATGCCTCTAGAGCTTCTAAATTGCTGTGAATATCAGCCATTACTGCGATTTGCATATTTTTTATAAATCGCATCTAAAACACCGTTAACAAAATTGGGTGAATTTTCAGTACCATATTTTTTGGCAATTTCAATTGCCTCATTTATTGCAACCTTGGGAGGAATATCTTTAGAAAATAATAGCTCCGAACATCCTACCCGTAAAATTGCTCGGTCGACACCCGTCAAACGTTCAAATGTCCAATGTTTAAGGACTGCTTTGATCGTATTATCGATTTTGTTCAAATTTTTAATTGTTTGCTCGACGAGTTCAATAAAAAATTTCCGTCCTTCTTCAGAAATTTTTTGAAATTCTAGTATTTCTCCTAAAACTTTTTGAGGGTCTTCACTGCCGATATCGTATCGATACAAAATCTGAAACACCCACTCACGGATTTTATGACGTTCTCTCATTTAAAACAATGATTTACTTGGAAAAAGTTGTTTTTCAGCCGTTCAATCTAATTTTTGCAATTAAGTCCGCCATTTCAATAGCCGAATGTGCGGCTAAATATCCCTTATTACCGGCTTTTGTTCCGGACCGTTCGATCGCCTGTTCAATAGTATCAGCAGTGATAATCCCAAATACCGTTGGTACTCCAGTATCATAATTAATTTTTGCGAGACCTTTAGAGACTTCTGCAGCAATGTATTCAGCGTGGGGTGTATCGCCACGAATAATGACACCTAAAGCAATGATTGCTGAATAACGTTTAGTTAGCGCAAGTTGCTTTGCGACACCTGGTATTTCAAAACAGCCTGGGGTCCAGAAAATATCACAACCTTGAGCGTTGTGCCGTTCTAAACAATCTAAGGCGCCCGAAAGTAGTTCTTTACTTAAAAATTCATTAAATCGAGATATGATGATTGCAAAATATTTATCTTGAGCAGAAAGAAAACCTTTAAATTCTTTAGTTTGCATACATCCTCCTTATGATAATTTCTCTTCAATTGAGCCTAAAATATGGCCTAAACGATCCCGTTTAGTTACTAGATACCTCAAATTCTGTTTAGTTGGTTTTATTATAATCGGTACTCGTTCAGTAATCCTAAGTCCAAAACCTTGTAGCCCAATAATTTTCCTGGGGTTATTGGTTAAAAGACGAATGCTACTTAAACCTAAATCACATAGAATCTGTGCACCAACCCCGTAATCACGAAGATCCGGCTCATAACCTAAGGCTATGGCTGAGTCGACCGTATCTAAACCGCGATCCTGTAATTCATAGGACTTAAGTTTACCTAAAAGACCTATCCCCCGACCTTCTTGGCGCATATATAATAGAACCCCTTGTTTTTCCTGAGCAATCTTTTTAAGTGCATAGTGCAGTTGTTCTCCACAATCGCATCTTAGCGAATGAAATACATCTCCGGTAAGACATTGAGAATGGACTCGAACCAGGACATTCTCCTCGTTTTGTACCTTACCTTTGACTAACGCTAAATGAAGATAGCCTTCAATAGTGTCCTCATAAACAAGAAGTTTAAATTCGCCATATGGAGTTGGCAAAAAAGTTTCTACAACTTTTCGAACCAATTTCTCAGTGGCCCGCCGATATTGGATCAAATCAGCAATTGTAACGATTTTAAGATTAAACTTTTTGGCCAACTTGAGAAGATACGGTAATTTTGCCATCTTACCGGTTTGGTCCATAATTTCACAGAGCACCCCAGCTGGAAAACATCCAGCTAGGCGTGCCAAATCAACTGCGGCTTCGGTGTGGCCGGCTCGTTGGAGCACACCTCCAGGTTGTGCCCGTAGGGTAAAAATATGGCCCGGCCGAGCTAAATCCTGAGGTTTAGTTTTAGGGTCAATTAAAGTTTTAATAGTCACAGCTCGATCGTATGCTGAACTCCCGGTAGTAGTGCCTTTAACAGCATCTACTGGGATCGCAAAAGGTGTACCAAGCTTTGCCGTATTTTCACTAACCATCATGGGCAGTGCCAGTCGCTCAAAGAGATCGGGTAGCCCAGCAAAGCAAATAAGTCCCCGCCCGTATTGTGCCATAAAATTAATCTTCTGCGGGGTGATTTTTTCAGCGGCACAAATAAAATCGCCTTCATTTTCCCGATCTTCATCATCAACTACAATTAAAATCTTACCCTCTCTGATTAGTTTGACAGCTTCAGGAATTGTTGCGAAGAACTTAGACTTTATCGCCATTTACTTAATTTTGTTTTTTAAAAGTTTTCCGTACCATTGTCGGTAGAATGCTTGATACTCTTTTCGAGCCCGAATTTTCTGCCACCACCATTTGTTTTCTAAATACCACTCAATTGTCTGTTTTAACCCAGCTGGAAAATCAGTTTGTGCCTGCCATTTAAGTAGCCGTTTGATTTTTTCTGTGCCGGCTACAAGCCGTTCCACATGACCAGGTCGATCCGCAACTTTTTTAATCAACTTTTTAGGCTTATTTAGATAGTCTAAGATCATCTCGGCAATTTCTAAAACATTATACTCCTTACCAGAACCCAAATTAAAAACCTCGCCTTTTATCTGATTAATATCAGCCTCAACTAGTGCCGTAAGAGCTGAAACACAATCCTTAACATAAAGCCAATCACGGGTATTTTTGCCTGTGCCATAAACATATAGTGGCTTATTTTCCCAGGCGTTAGTGATAAAAAACGGAATTAACTTCTCAGGATATTGATTAGGTCCATAATTATTAAACGGTCGAACAATAACAATCGGTAGATCATAAGTCTTGTAAAATGCGTAAGCCATCCGATCAGCTGCCGCCTTAGTTGCAGCATAAGGACTTTGAGGCGCGATTGGATGGTCTTCAGCCATCGGAACTACTTGGGCTGAGCCATACACCTCACTAGTAGAAATCTGAATAAACCGTTCTCGGCGCGCCTGCCGAAATTCGTCTAAAAGCACATAGGTGCCGATAAAATCGGTATGAACAAAGGGATCATAATTAACAATCGAACGATCAATATGAGTTTCGGCTGCAAAATTAATCACTATGTCGACCTTCTTCATAAGTTTCCGGACTAAAGATCGGTCAGCGATATCGCCCTTAACAAAAGTAAATCGTGAACTCTTTTTGGTCTCGTCTAAAAAGTTGTCTAAATTACCTGAGTAAGTTAATTTATCTAAAACAATAAGTTTATACTTCGGATTCTTAATAAGCTCGTTAGTAAAATTAGAACCGATAAACCCAGCGCCACCGGTAACTAAAATTGTTTTCATAATTAACTTTAACCGTGTTTTAAATTCCAGTCGTAGGGAATACGTTCATCAAATGGTGGTATTCGGTATTCATCAGGCGCGTTATAATTATAGAGTTCGGTGGGGCAATTAATCACATAAGTTGGTTCAGTGCTAATTCCCTTGATACCATGAAGGACCATCGGTGGTATCACCACTAAGCACGGATTCTGCTCGCCAATAAAAAACTCATTAACCTCTCCATAGGTCTTGGAATCATTACGTTGATCATATAGTACCAGTTTTCCCATGCCTTTAATCACAGCTATATGATCGGTTTGCAGTTTGTGATAATGCCAAGCCTTAATCACCCCGGGATTGACGACTGAAAGATAACATTGGCCAAATTTTTTATAAAAACTATCATCGGATCGCAAAATTTCCATGACAAATCCCCGTTCATCGGGAATCACTCGGAGTTTTTTTACTTCAACGCCCTCGATCATAAAATTAAGTTTACCGAAGAGCCCCTTAAAAGTCAAGCAGTTAATCGAAATAAAACAAACCAAAACTTGACTAACATTTTTAAAAATTATAT of candidate division WOR-3 bacterium contains these proteins:
- a CDS encoding metallophosphoesterase family protein — encoded protein: MRFIKNMQIAVMADIHSNLEALEAFLNCICKEKINKFICLGDIVGYGASPNECVEVISKSPNLYAVSGNHDWGVLGKTDLSCFNEIARIAIIWTQNQLNSKAKDYLGSLPLISIASGAFLVHATPEAPADWNYLVDVYDARRQFQHFNEKICFVGHSHVPMAFELNETTDELKIIRDKKFSIADAHCRYLINVGSIGQPRDGDPRASFVIWNVQDQTIEFRRVTYNIKRAQQKIRRTGLPLFLASRLSVGR
- the nusB gene encoding transcription antitermination factor NusB; translation: MRERHKIREWVFQILYRYDIGSEDPQKVLGEILEFQKISEEGRKFFIELVEQTIKNLNKIDNTIKAVLKHWTFERLTGVDRAILRVGCSELLFSKDIPPKVAINEAIEIAKKYGTENSPNFVNGVLDAIYKKYANRSNG
- the ribH gene encoding 6,7-dimethyl-8-ribityllumazine synthase, translated to MQTKEFKGFLSAQDKYFAIIISRFNEFLSKELLSGALDCLERHNAQGCDIFWTPGCFEIPGVAKQLALTKRYSAIIALGVIIRGDTPHAEYIAAEVSKGLAKINYDTGVPTVFGIITADTIEQAIERSGTKAGNKGYLAAHSAIEMADLIAKIRLNG
- a CDS encoding bifunctional 3,4-dihydroxy-2-butanone-4-phosphate synthase/GTP cyclohydrolase II yields the protein MAIKSKFFATIPEAVKLIREGKILIVVDDEDRENEGDFICAAEKITPQKINFMAQYGRGLICFAGLPDLFERLALPMMVSENTAKLGTPFAIPVDAVKGTTTGSSAYDRAVTIKTLIDPKTKPQDLARPGHIFTLRAQPGGVLQRAGHTEAAVDLARLAGCFPAGVLCEIMDQTGKMAKLPYLLKLAKKFNLKIVTIADLIQYRRATEKLVRKVVETFLPTPYGEFKLLVYEDTIEGYLHLALVKGKVQNEENVLVRVHSQCLTGDVFHSLRCDCGEQLHYALKKIAQEKQGVLLYMRQEGRGIGLLGKLKSYELQDRGLDTVDSAIALGYEPDLRDYGVGAQILCDLGLSSIRLLTNNPRKIIGLQGFGLRITERVPIIIKPTKQNLRYLVTKRDRLGHILGSIEEKLS
- the rfbB gene encoding dTDP-glucose 4,6-dehydratase — protein: MKTILVTGGAGFIGSNFTNELIKNPKYKLIVLDKLTYSGNLDNFLDETKKSSRFTFVKGDIADRSLVRKLMKKVDIVINFAAETHIDRSIVNYDPFVHTDFIGTYVLLDEFRQARRERFIQISTSEVYGSAQVVPMAEDHPIAPQSPYAATKAAADRMAYAFYKTYDLPIVIVRPFNNYGPNQYPEKLIPFFITNAWENKPLYVYGTGKNTRDWLYVKDCVSALTALVEADINQIKGEVFNLGSGKEYNVLEIAEMILDYLNKPKKLIKKVADRPGHVERLVAGTEKIKRLLKWQAQTDFPAGLKQTIEWYLENKWWWQKIRARKEYQAFYRQWYGKLLKNKIK
- a CDS encoding dTDP-4-dehydrorhamnose 3,5-epimerase family protein, whose amino-acid sequence is MIEGVEVKKLRVIPDERGFVMEILRSDDSFYKKFGQCYLSVVNPGVIKAWHYHKLQTDHIAVIKGMGKLVLYDQRNDSKTYGEVNEFFIGEQNPCLVVIPPMVLHGIKGISTEPTYVINCPTELYNYNAPDEYRIPPFDERIPYDWNLKHG